A genomic segment from Syntrophotalea acetylenivorans encodes:
- a CDS encoding efflux RND transporter periplasmic adaptor subunit: protein MSTKEFAPIDNVRETLQNSQSRGVRPRRRTVAVIAFAVLLLIAGYVWLRGNGDPHKTHYLNQKATRGTLVVKVTATGNLEPTNQVEVGSEMSGTIATVYVDDNDRVTKGQALAVLDLTNFKNAVARSQAAVAVAKASLQQTQATIEEAGSKLARYREVFHLSGGKVPSKTEMEAAEAEFARAEANVASARANIAEAEATLNSDQTDLDKATIRSPIDGVVLERSVDPGQAVAASLQAVTLFTLAEDLSQMELEVDVDEADVGQVKTGLKASFTVDAWPERTFKATITRVGLNASDGDGVISYPTVLQVANDDLSLRPGMTGIAEITTITRENALLVPNAALRFSPPAQTANKTSRSSLLGSLMPRPPGRGQQDKPQTAAKDSGQTVWILREGQAVPLQVTTGTSNGQVTEILGDPLQEDMEVITETASAQS from the coding sequence ATGAGCACTAAAGAATTTGCCCCTATCGACAATGTCCGCGAAACACTCCAGAACTCCCAAAGCCGCGGTGTTCGACCCCGCCGCAGAACCGTCGCCGTTATAGCTTTCGCGGTGTTACTGCTGATCGCGGGCTATGTATGGCTGCGCGGCAACGGCGATCCCCATAAAACCCACTACCTGAATCAAAAGGCGACCCGTGGGACCCTGGTGGTCAAGGTCACCGCCACCGGCAATCTAGAACCGACCAATCAGGTGGAGGTCGGCAGCGAGATGTCCGGCACCATCGCCACGGTTTACGTCGATGACAACGACCGAGTAACCAAGGGCCAGGCGCTGGCCGTGCTCGACCTGACCAATTTCAAAAATGCGGTGGCCCGATCGCAAGCCGCCGTCGCCGTTGCCAAAGCCAGCCTGCAACAGACCCAGGCCACTATTGAGGAAGCAGGTTCCAAGCTTGCCCGTTACCGGGAAGTCTTTCACCTGTCCGGCGGCAAGGTGCCGTCAAAGACCGAAATGGAAGCGGCCGAAGCCGAGTTTGCCCGTGCCGAAGCCAACGTAGCAAGCGCTCGGGCCAACATTGCCGAGGCCGAGGCCACCCTGAACAGCGACCAAACCGATCTCGACAAGGCCACCATCCGCTCGCCGATCGACGGCGTGGTGCTGGAGCGGTCGGTCGACCCCGGTCAGGCGGTGGCCGCGTCGCTGCAGGCCGTAACCCTGTTTACCCTCGCCGAAGACCTCTCCCAAATGGAACTTGAGGTGGATGTGGACGAAGCCGACGTCGGCCAGGTGAAGACCGGGCTCAAGGCCAGCTTCACCGTCGACGCCTGGCCCGAACGAACCTTCAAGGCGACCATCACCCGCGTCGGCTTAAATGCCTCCGACGGCGACGGCGTTATCTCCTACCCCACCGTGCTGCAGGTTGCCAATGACGACCTCAGCCTGCGTCCGGGAATGACCGGCATCGCCGAAATAACCACCATCACCCGCGAGAACGCTCTGCTGGTCCCCAACGCCGCGCTGCGCTTCAGCCCCCCGGCCCAGACGGCGAACAAGACCTCCCGCAGCAGCCTGCTCGGCTCCCTGATGCCGCGCCCCCCCGGTCGCGGCCAGCAGGATAAGCCCCAGACTGCCGCCAAAGACAGCGGACAGACGGTCTGGATACTGCGCGAGGGCCAAGCCGTACCGCTGCAGGTCACCACAGGAACCAGCAACGGCCAGGTCACCGAAATCCTCGGCGACCCGTTGCAGGAGGACATGGAAGTCATCACCGAAACAGCGAGCGCCCAATCATGA
- a CDS encoding ABC transporter ATP-binding protein, producing MSTYTPLIQLSCITKTYGRGQAAFQALKGIDLTIETGDFVAVMGPSGSGKSTTMNILGCLDTPSGGSYQFQGLNVEGMSRNQRALLRRHFLGFVFQGFNLLPRTTALENVELPLIYRGEPVAGRHAAARAALEKVGLQGWEHHTPAELSGGQQQRVAIARAIATCPEVLLADEPTGNLDSQTSREIMELISNFNREQGITVLMVTHESDMAHYAKRVVRFVDGRIDQDFRNGEVV from the coding sequence ATGAGCACCTATACGCCTTTGATCCAACTGTCCTGCATTACCAAGACTTACGGCCGCGGTCAGGCAGCGTTCCAGGCCCTGAAAGGGATCGACCTGACTATCGAAACGGGCGATTTCGTCGCTGTCATGGGACCCAGCGGGTCCGGTAAATCCACCACCATGAACATCCTCGGCTGCCTCGACACTCCCAGCGGAGGAAGCTATCAATTCCAAGGACTGAACGTTGAGGGGATGTCGCGCAACCAGCGGGCGCTGCTGCGTCGCCATTTTCTCGGTTTCGTCTTTCAGGGCTTCAACCTGCTGCCCCGCACCACCGCACTGGAGAATGTTGAGCTGCCCCTGATCTACCGCGGCGAGCCGGTTGCCGGACGCCATGCTGCGGCCCGCGCCGCTCTGGAGAAAGTGGGGCTGCAGGGTTGGGAACATCACACCCCGGCCGAACTGTCCGGCGGCCAGCAGCAGCGAGTCGCCATTGCTCGTGCCATTGCCACCTGTCCGGAGGTGTTGCTGGCTGACGAGCCCACCGGCAATCTCGACAGCCAAACCAGCCGGGAAATCATGGAACTGATCAGCAACTTCAACCGCGAGCAGGGCATCACCGTGCTCATGGTCACCCACGAGTCCGACATGGCGCACTACGCCAAACGAGTCGTCCGTTTCGTCGACGGCCGGATCGACCAGGACTTTCGCAACGGGGAGGTGGTCTGA
- a CDS encoding ABC transporter permease — translation MWWNTFLLALRSIRRNLMRSFLTILGIVIGVAAVITMVTLGNGATRSVSEQISSMGSNLLMVMPGQRFGPGSDEAAKFKSADVEAIRNQISGVKLVSPVVNKSAVAVYQADNWSTMVSGSNGDYFDVGNWELEAGRVFNETEQRSGKAVCVIGETVREKLFGGQNPVGADIRIKQFSCQVIGLLKSKGQSAMGSDQDDTVVMPLRTVQRRLAGSQDIGRIMVSVSDSDSIDTVTTQLTLLLRERRNIDENEDDNFKVMDTRQLAETLTSTTKILTMLLGAVAAVSLLVGGIGIMNIMLVSVTERTREIGTRLAIGALEREVLMQFLIEAVVLSSLGGLTGIVLATGASLFLAGLMGIPFLFDPGINLVAFLFSAAIGVIFGFFPARRAAGLNPIDALRHE, via the coding sequence ATGTGGTGGAACACCTTTCTGCTCGCCCTGCGCTCCATTCGCCGCAACTTGATGCGTTCTTTCCTGACCATCCTCGGCATCGTCATCGGTGTCGCCGCGGTTATCACCATGGTCACCCTCGGCAACGGCGCCACCCGGTCGGTGTCCGAGCAGATCTCCAGCATGGGCAGCAACCTGCTTATGGTGATGCCGGGCCAGCGTTTCGGACCCGGCTCCGACGAGGCGGCAAAGTTCAAAAGCGCCGACGTCGAAGCCATTCGCAACCAGATCAGCGGCGTCAAGCTGGTCTCGCCGGTAGTGAACAAGTCAGCGGTCGCCGTCTACCAGGCCGACAACTGGTCCACAATGGTCTCCGGCAGCAATGGGGATTACTTCGATGTGGGAAATTGGGAGCTGGAAGCCGGCAGGGTCTTTAACGAAACGGAGCAGCGCAGCGGTAAGGCGGTGTGCGTAATCGGCGAGACGGTGCGCGAGAAGCTGTTCGGCGGTCAAAATCCGGTGGGCGCCGACATTCGCATCAAACAGTTCTCCTGCCAGGTCATCGGCCTGCTCAAATCGAAGGGCCAGTCGGCCATGGGAAGCGACCAGGACGACACGGTGGTCATGCCCCTGCGCACCGTCCAGCGCCGCCTCGCCGGCAGTCAGGACATCGGTCGCATCATGGTTTCGGTAAGCGACAGCGATTCCATCGACACGGTCACGACCCAGCTCACTCTATTGCTGAGAGAGCGACGCAACATCGACGAGAACGAAGACGACAACTTTAAGGTGATGGACACCCGGCAGCTTGCAGAAACCCTCACCAGCACCACCAAGATCCTCACCATGCTGCTCGGTGCGGTAGCGGCGGTCAGTCTGCTGGTGGGCGGCATCGGCATCATGAACATCATGCTGGTGTCGGTGACCGAGCGAACCCGCGAGATCGGGACCCGCCTCGCTATCGGCGCACTGGAAAGGGAAGTGCTGATGCAATTCCTCATCGAGGCGGTGGTACTGTCCAGCCTCGGCGGCCTGACCGGCATCGTGCTGGCGACCGGGGCCTCCCTGTTTCTGGCCGGGCTGATGGGCATCCCCTTTCTGTTCGACCCGGGCATCAACCTTGTGGCCTTCCTGTTTTCCGCGGCCATCGGCGTGATCTTCGGCTTTTTCCCGGCGCGCCGCGCGGCCGGCCTCAATCCCATCGATGCCCTGCGCCACGAATAG
- a CDS encoding GNAT family N-acetyltransferase — MAEEKPEFPYIRGLTPEDEQRIRKIPFLNIDTVLIPSPYVKDKKIDKDYRHSYVWDEEGEILGYMVVYSNKKQTRFHIYTQVTSPFGRGKGIGSAFVEKLAREVPPESTIYLYVWEKLGSVVSFYTARAFKYEESTVYRKMTFSLLAGQAQTIAERMTRLRGKDFSLAEQLSRVRHDARKSLKVLLDMIGVISVDNFHKVVEDVNRETTALLNTLNVYEDKISEMHKVDIKELIQERVIPVIETAAVACDIRLTLGGNVPEVAGNYINYSRALINIVSNALDAIAGACRRGLIDIILQPHPEGVTLIIEDNGLGIEPERLEKGEDGLPLFVGKTTKEGEGLGTRQIFSSFGRNNIVVESEPGRFTRWTIALKRSTRSSSNLMAVLESRYISLFKISQRVLVTARSSRIQVAVFIWQLRQMEIFSYDLINQFSRYNNVRDIYRTVLLYRYGGHNWQYLKQELDKCRIDQQIIKIWLATILKRIKRNETFLAKKFDFDAFKGMLFKSYGQDIQHHIIFTLDPVSGRFFSSERKLAEHMDFVPYLGVDRNDLLRGEFVGDVKNLESPIVLGVWTVVGLSDIRRKLRLIRQGARQFLEMGLKEEKCLSFYHTTYNTTEWEIDTLKTTTLGEMANLPEDRIDEFITASDDEFSGLACID; from the coding sequence ATGGCTGAAGAAAAACCTGAATTTCCCTATATCCGCGGTTTGACTCCGGAGGACGAGCAGCGCATCCGCAAGATTCCGTTTCTGAACATCGATACGGTGCTGATCCCGTCGCCCTACGTCAAGGACAAGAAGATCGACAAGGATTACCGGCACAGCTACGTGTGGGACGAGGAGGGGGAGATTCTCGGCTACATGGTAGTCTATTCCAATAAAAAGCAGACTCGCTTTCACATCTATACTCAGGTGACCAGTCCTTTTGGTCGGGGCAAGGGTATCGGTTCGGCCTTTGTCGAAAAGCTGGCCCGAGAGGTGCCCCCCGAGAGCACCATCTACCTTTATGTATGGGAAAAGCTCGGCAGCGTGGTGTCCTTTTACACCGCGCGGGCTTTTAAGTATGAAGAGAGCACCGTCTATCGCAAGATGACTTTTTCTCTGCTGGCGGGGCAGGCGCAGACTATTGCCGAGCGCATGACCCGGCTGCGCGGCAAGGATTTTTCCCTGGCGGAGCAGCTGAGCCGGGTGCGTCACGACGCGCGCAAATCCCTTAAAGTGCTGCTGGACATGATCGGGGTGATTTCCGTCGATAACTTCCATAAGGTAGTGGAGGACGTTAACCGGGAGACGACGGCGCTGCTCAACACCTTGAACGTCTACGAGGACAAGATCTCCGAGATGCACAAGGTGGACATCAAGGAGCTGATTCAGGAACGGGTCATTCCGGTGATCGAGACCGCGGCGGTGGCTTGCGACATTCGGCTGACCCTGGGCGGCAACGTGCCGGAGGTGGCCGGCAACTATATCAACTACAGCCGGGCGCTGATCAACATCGTCTCTAATGCCCTGGACGCCATCGCCGGTGCCTGCCGGCGGGGACTGATCGATATTATTTTGCAACCGCACCCGGAAGGGGTGACGCTGATCATCGAGGACAACGGCCTCGGCATCGAACCGGAGCGGTTGGAGAAGGGGGAGGACGGCCTGCCGCTGTTCGTAGGCAAGACCACTAAGGAGGGGGAAGGGCTCGGTACCCGGCAGATATTCTCCTCCTTCGGCAGGAACAACATCGTGGTGGAGAGCGAACCGGGCCGCTTTACCCGCTGGACCATCGCCCTGAAACGCAGCACCCGCAGCAGCAGCAACCTGATGGCGGTGCTCGAATCCCGCTACATCTCGTTGTTCAAGATTTCTCAGCGGGTGTTGGTGACTGCACGCAGCAGCCGAATTCAGGTGGCGGTGTTTATCTGGCAGCTGCGGCAGATGGAGATCTTCAGCTACGACCTGATCAACCAGTTCAGCCGCTATAACAACGTGCGCGATATCTACCGCACCGTTTTGCTTTACCGCTACGGCGGGCACAACTGGCAGTATCTCAAGCAGGAGCTGGACAAGTGCCGTATCGACCAACAGATTATCAAGATCTGGTTGGCGACCATCCTCAAGCGCATCAAGCGCAACGAGACCTTTCTGGCCAAGAAATTCGATTTTGATGCTTTCAAAGGCATGCTGTTCAAGAGCTATGGCCAGGACATCCAGCACCATATCATTTTTACCCTCGACCCTGTCAGCGGTCGCTTCTTCTCCAGCGAACGCAAACTTGCCGAGCATATGGATTTCGTCCCCTATCTGGGGGTGGATCGTAATGATCTACTGCGCGGTGAATTTGTCGGCGATGTGAAGAACCTGGAGAGCCCCATCGTGTTGGGGGTCTGGACTGTGGTTGGACTGTCTGACATCCGTCGCAAGTTGAGGTTGATTCGTCAGGGGGCCCGCCAATTTCTGGAGATGGGGCTGAAGGAAGAGAAGTGTTTGTCTTTTTATCACACCACCTACAACACTACCGAGTGGGAGATCGATACCCTGAAGACCACGACTCTCGGTGAGATGGCCAACTTGCCGGAGGATCGAATTGACGAGTTCATTACCGCGTCCGACGATGAGTTTAGCGGCCTGGCCTGTATCGACTGA
- a CDS encoding VOC family protein, with amino-acid sequence MQPRISMITLGVRELAASVKFYEEGLGFPRMDSPPEVAFFTLNGTWLGLYGRDALAEDATVSAEGSGFAAVSLAHNVPSEEEVDEVMNQALAAGATLVKQPQKVFWGGYSGYFKDPDGHLWEIAHNPHFWVGPVDEDN; translated from the coding sequence ATGCAACCCCGCATCAGCATGATCACTCTGGGAGTTCGAGAGCTCGCCGCATCGGTGAAGTTCTATGAAGAAGGGCTGGGCTTCCCGCGCATGGACTCTCCTCCCGAGGTGGCCTTTTTCACTCTCAACGGCACTTGGCTGGGATTGTACGGCCGGGACGCGCTGGCAGAAGACGCCACGGTATCGGCTGAAGGTTCGGGCTTTGCCGCTGTCTCATTGGCTCATAATGTCCCGTCGGAAGAGGAAGTAGACGAAGTGATGAATCAGGCCCTTGCGGCTGGTGCGACGCTGGTCAAGCAACCACAGAAGGTATTCTGGGGCGGCTACAGCGGCTACTTCAAGGACCCCGACGGCCACCTGTGGGAGATCGCCCACAACCCCCACTTTTGGGTGGGTCCGGTTGACGAGGACAATTGA